Genomic segment of Arcobacter sp. LA11:
CATGAGGCTCTGCAATTGGTACAAAAATTACTTGCGTAGGTGCAATCACAAATGGAAATTCTCCTGCACAGTGTTCAGTTAAGATTCCAATGAATCTTTCAAAAGAACCAAGAATTGCCCTATGAATCATAACTGGTTGTTCTTTTTGACCTTCAGCATTGATATATTCCATTTCAAAAGATGATGGTAAGTTCATATCAACTTGAACTGTACCACATTGCCATTTTCTTCCAATAGCATCTAAAATTTTAATATCAATTTTTGGACCATAAAATGCTCCTCCACCTTCATCAATACCATAAGGTAAATTTTCTGAATCCAGTGCTTCCATGATTCCTTTAGTTGTAGTTTCCCAAAACTCATCAGAACCAATAGCTTTTTTAGGTTTTGTTGAAACTTCCATTTCATATTTAAAATCAAATAGTTTCATTAATGAATCAACAAATTCAAGTACATCAATAATCACATCTTTAACTTGTGAAGGTAAACAGAAAATATGTGCGTCATCTTGAGTAAATTCTCTTACTCTAAATAGTCCATGCATTGCTCCACTTAACTCATGTCTATGTACAACACCATACTCAAAGAATTTCTTTGGTAAGTCTTTGTATGAAACTAAATCATTTTTAAAGATTTGAATATGACCAACACAATTCATTGGTTTGATACCATACTCTTGGTCATCAATAGTTGTAAAGTACATATTTTCTTTATAGTTAGCGTAATGACCTGATTTAACCCATTGGTTAGCTTTTAGAATTTCAGGTCCTCGAACAGGCTCATAACCTCTAATTCTATGCGCTTTGTATAAAAGTCTTTCTAGTTTTCCTCTAAGTCTTGCACCATTTGGAAGCCATAATGGAAGTCCTGCTCCAATGTCTTCATTAAATGCAAATAATTCTAACTCAGTTCCAAGTTTTCTATGGTCTCTTTTTTTAGCTTCTTCTAGCATTCTTACATAATCGTTTAATTCTTTTTTATCAAAGAATGCAATACCATAGATTCTAGTAATCATTTCATTTTCTTCATCACCACCAAGATATGCACCTGCAACTCTTGTTAGTTTAAATGCTCTAATCATTCTAGTATTTGGTAAGTGTGGCCCTCTACATAAATCTTCGAAGTCACCTTGCTTATACATAGTTAATGTATCATCGGTAATATTTTGTAAAACAGCTTGTTTTAATTCATCATCAGCAAATTTTTCTAAGATTTCAGCTCTTGTAGTTTCATATCTTTCAATAGGAAGTTTTCTATTTGCTATCTCTTTCATCTTTTTTTCAATAGTAGTTAAATCATCATCAGAGATTTTTGCTTCTACTTTGAAGTCATAGTAGAAACCTTCTGTTACAACAGGTCCTACGAAAAATTTTGCATCTGGATATAACTCTTTGATAGCTTGTGCCATCATATGAGCACATGAGTGTCTGAGTATTTCTAGAGACTCAGGCGAATTATCAGCTTTTACAACATCTCCTTGGATGTCTAAAGCTTCAGCAGTTTGAAGGTCATAGAGCTGACCATCATTTAATACACCAATTGGTTCCAATAATTTCCTTTATAGTATAAGTTTTTTAAAAAAATTCATTTATTTTATCGCAAATGCACTTAAATTTAAGGTTAAGTGTTATTTTTTAATTTAATTTTGTTAAAATGGTTTATGATTTTAAACTTATCAAAGATAAAAACTGAAGCCTTGTTATTGTTTTGCAAAGATTTAATTGCATCATATAAAGATAGTGATGAAAAATTATTTGATGTAGACATTGAGATTGATAAGTATATTACTACTATTTCAAATGATATGTATAAACAAATGAACAATGTAACTTTTCCTAATGATTATTATATGAAAAACAGAAAACACTATAGAATAAAAGCTGTTTTAGAAGCATATAATTTTATAAATAAAGAGTTGACAAAAGAATTTGAACAAAATGAAGATAGTGGAAAGCTTTTTAATCCTGCAATGCTTTATTTTTCACTTCTTGCTGTTTGGTTTAAAGAGTTAGATAAAGAAAGTAAGTCAAAAGAATATATTTATTTTACAATTTATCCATATGCAAATGTTTATGATAAATTATTAGTTAATATTAAAGATGAAAAATTTAAAAAATTAAATATATCGATGATTGAAATTGCAGAAAAAATAATTTATAGATTAGATAGAGTATCGTTTAAATAAAAAGAGGAAAACCTCTTTTTATTTATAGATTAAAATCTATATCTCATATAAGCTGTGATATTTTGAGCTTCTTCAACTGCATTTGAAGCATTTGGATTTGAGAAATCCATTGGTGTTCCATAGTCTCCAAAAAATCCGTTACTTCCAGTGTAGTCATAATCAATTTTTGTAAATCTAAACGAAGTAGATAAAGCTTTTGTAAGTGGTTTATTATAATAAACTTCCCAAGCTGTACCACGTGCTGCAATTTTTGAACCAATTGCAGAATCTTCTCCATAACTCATTGATCTCCAGTATTTAGAACCTTTATTCCATTCAATTCCAAATCGTCCATCATCTGAGAATCCATCAGGCATATTTAATCCAATCCAATAAGAGTGACCTGTTTCAGAATCTGCTGAACCTAACATCATTTCATTTTTATTTGGATCTGTCTTACTCATTGCGTACGATGCAAAGAAAATTGATTCATCTAAGAAATCAGAAATTCCATCTCCTATTCCCTCTGCTTTAAACATTGCTGTGAAAAATTGCATATCTCCAAACTCATAGAACTTACCGCTTTCATCAGCTGTAAATGGATCCCCATCTCTATTTTTATTACCAATTAGATTCCATGCTTGTGCATAATTCATATGAACTGAATACTGTCCATTATCATATGGTACAAAAATTAATCCTGCCATATCAACATTTTCTGTAGTATCCTCATCTTCTATGTAGTCTAAACCATCTGAAGAAAATCTAAGTTTTGCATTTGTAAGACCTCTACCTGCACAAAATTTAAGCCACATACCTTCTATACCAGTAAGTTTGTCTAAATCAAATCTTGCACTTGCTCCATCAAACTCAACATTTACAGTATGTGATAGTGCTGATTTTCTTTGCTGGTCAACTCTTAAGTTAATTCCTAAACCATCAGTAGAAGGACGTCTTCCTACAGAAGCAGTCCATGCGATATCTTCATTTCCAAAGAAAGAATCATTTCTATATAACCAGTAAGCTTCTTTTACTTTTAAAGAATTATCATTTGAGGCAGATTCATTTGTTACCCAATCAAATTGTGCGTTGTTTCCAGTTCCTCCAGCTTCAGTTATATCTGCTCTATTATCACCGAATACTTTGTTATAAGCTAAAGTTCCATAGAAGATAGAATTTTCATCTGCGGCATACTTCATTCCAAGTTGTAGTCTATTAGTTAATAAAGAAGAGTTTTTTACTTTTTTCCCACTTCCTAATTTATATTCAAGAGCATCAATTTGTGTCCTAAAATCGACATTCCATTTTAGGTTGTCTCCTGCACTTTTAGCCTTTGCAAGATTAGCTTTCTTTCCAATTTTGTTAACTTTTTTTTCTAGTTTTTTAAACCGTGCATCACTAGTAGTACTTGATGAGTTCCCCATCATCTTTTCTAATGATACTTTATTTGCAGTTGATGTAGATTCTGTAGAGTTTAATTTTTTTTCTAATGCAGAAAGCTGAGCTTTTAAAGCTTCAATTTGCTTCATCATATCTGAATGTGTCACTTTAGCTGCGAAACTAGAAGTAGACAATGCAGCAATTGCAGTTAATGCAATTATTGACTTTTTCATTTAATTTCCTTTGTGTATTATAAGATTAAATTATTTTATAATAAATTTATTTAAGCTAATATTAAGTATGAATAATCATTTATAATAATAAATACAAGGTGGGCTTATAATAGTTTTGTGAAAGTTATTTATGGAAGTTTAATATTATTAAATATAATAATACTAAATAAAAAAGGCAATAAGAATATCTTATCGCCTTTTTTGAGTTTTTAAATTTAGTTTAGATTAACAAGATGGAACATTTCCAGAATCATTTGCATACTCATATGAGAAATCATAAATATGTTGCATCCATTTATCTTTAGCTTTACTCTCATCTAATTTTGGACAAATTTTTAATAGTTCAGATTTTATTCCATCCACACCAATTGCTTCCCATTCATCTTGAGAGTGTTTTGCAGCAAATTTTGCTCCATTAAATCCACAAGCTTTTTTAAATTTTTTAATAAAAAGTTTTTGACCTTTTACAACATCTGCACTTGCTGTCGTACTTGCAACACCAAGAATTAAAGCACCAGCCAATGCTATTTTTAACAATTTTGTCATTATTCATCTCCATAATTTTTAATTCTGATATAATTATATCACATGTATATAAAAAAACTCTTAGAGTTTAATAAGAAAAAGTGAATTAATCGTGAAGTATTATTTGTTAAAAGAAATTGTTGGGTACCTTTCTGAAATAGCCCATAGTATCAAGCTTATAAAGAGAATTGATAATAATATAATTATAATAGAATTTAATAATAAGAACAGCTTATACTTTGATCTTTCAAAGGGAAATAGTTCTATATTCAAAAGAGAAGTTGAGGTTCGAGCAAAGAAGGAATTTAATGCTCCATTTGATGTTGTTTTACAAAAAAGATTTTATAACTCAAAAATTGAAAGTATAGAACTCTATAATAATGACAAGATTATTAATATTAAAGTTAATTCATCCTCTTCTTATAAAAAACTTACAACTATATTACAGTTGGAATTTACTGGAAAACATACAAATATTATAATATTAGATGAAAATAGAGTTATTCTTGAAGCTTTAAGACATATTGATGAATTTTCATCAAGCAGAGTTGTAAAAGTTGGAATAAAACTTGATGAAATATCAAAACAAAATTTTATTCCTAAAATTGAAAAAGTTGATGATATAGAAGAGTATTTATACAAAGTGTATAATGATATCGAATCAAAGAATATAGAAAATTATAAAAAACAAAAAATTACACAAGTTACAAAGAAGTTAAAGAAGTTAGAAAAAACTATATCTTTATTACCTAAAAAAGAAGAGTTGGAGGAAGAGTCAGATAAATTGTATGAAAAAGCAAATCTGATATTAGGAAGTATTCATTTAATCAAACCTTATCAAAAATCTTTTATCACTTATAATTATGAAGGTAAAGAAATTGAAATTAGTTTAAATCAGGAGATGTCTGCTTCTACATATTCTAATGATTTGTTTAAAAAAGCAAAAAGAGCTAAACATAAAGCACTTAATATTAAAATTGAAAAAGATAATTTAGAGGAAAAGTTAGAGTTTTTAAAAAGAATGGTACATAATCTTAAAAGCGCTAACTCTATTGATGAGATGGAATTCTTGTATCCAAAAAAGCAAAAGAATCAGACAAAAACAAAAAAGTCACAACAATATGAAAGTTTCTTCTTTGAAGGTTATAAGATTATGTTAGGAACAAGTGAAAGAGAAAATATATATTTATTGAAAAATTCAAAAGCAAGTGATTTTTGGTTCCATCTAAAAGATAGACCTTCTTCACATGTTATTGTGCAAAATTCTAAAAAAACTATACCAGATAGGGTTATTGAAAAAGCAGCAAGTATTTGCGCAAAATTCTCATCAGATTATGGTGGAAATTATGAAGTAGATTATACCCAAAGAAGAAATGTAAAAATTCAAAGTGGAGCAAATGTTTTATATAATCCATATACAACTATTGGTATAAAAATTTAAAAAAAAGCCAAGTTTTAGTATAATCATACTTCATACCAAAAAATTAGGCTTAATATGAAAGAAATCATTAAATCAAGTTCTACGCGGATTAAAACTGGGATTGCTTTAATAGTAGCAGTTTTATTAATAGGTTATATTGACTCATTTTTCTTAATGTGGTTATTCTTTGGAGGATTATTAGTTGTAGCAATTAGTGAATCTCAAAAGTTATATAAAACAGAAATAGATTCTATTTATTTATATACAGGAGTCCTTTGGTTTGCAGCTTATTTTTACCCTAATCCTGAAGACTTAATATTTGTTATTGCAGTTATCTATGCTTCTGTTTTAGCTTATACAAAAAATTTAGATAAAAAAATATTTTTACCTCTTCTTTATCCAACAGCATCATTTTTATTCTTATTAACATTATATGTTGAATATGGTGTTATGTCTTTATTATGGCTTCTTGTAATTGTAGCAGGTGCTGATATTGGTGCATATTTTGTAGGTCGAGGAATGGGAAAAACAAAGTTTTGTGAAACAAGTCCGAATAAAACAATAGAAGGTGTTGCTGGTGGTTTACTCTTTGCGACTATATTTGGAGTCTTTTTTGCAATAGATAATATCTCAACTATTGGTGCTATTGTAATCTCTTTAGTAGTAGCTTTAGCTTCTGTCTTTGGTGACCTTTTTGAATCTTATTTAAAAAGAGAAGCAGATGTAAAAGATAGTGGAGACATTCTTCCAGGACATGGTGGGATATTGGATAGAACTGACGGGTACCTTTTTGGTGGTATCATTATGTTAGTTCTTTTACGAGCAATAATGTGATTATATTAGGAAGTACTGGTTCTATTGGAGTAAATACTTTAAATGTTGCCAGAAAGTTTGATTTAAATGTTGAAGTTCTAGTTGCTGGAACTAATATTAAGCTTCTTAATGAACAGATTAAAGAATTCAATCCTAAAAAAGTTGTAATAGCAAATAAAGAAGATATTTCAAATGTAAATCATCTTAATGTATCTTCTGGTGAAGATGAGATTTTAAATGCAATTGAAGAGTCAACTTCTCAAACAGTTGTTAACTCTTTAGTTGGCTTTTTAGGTTTAAAACCCACTTTAAAAGCAATTGAATGTGGAAAGAAAATTGCACTTGCAAATAAAGAATCTTTAGTTGTTGCTGGAAAATTTATTGACCAAAGTAAACTAAGACCAATAGATTCAGAGCATTTTGGACTTTGGTATTTAGTTCAAGATAAAAAAATAAATTCTATGACTATAACTGCTAGTGGGGGTTCTTTTAGAGATTATCCATTGGATAAACTTAAAAATGTATCTATTAAAGAAGCTTTAAACCATCCAAATTGGTCTATGGGAAATAAAATTACAATAGATAGTGCAACAATGACAAATAAGATGTTTGAACTTGTAGAAGCTGCTTGGCTTTTTGATACAAACAAACTTGATGCAATAATTGAAACAAAATCATTGATTCATGCACTTATTAATTTTGAAGATGGAAGTAGTACAGCACATATAGCAAATGCTTCAATGCAACTTCCAATTGCATATGCAATTTTAGGAAAGTGTGATGAACAGATTTTAAAACCTGTTGATTTATTAGAAGTTGGAAATTTAGAGTTTAAAAAAATAGAATCAAGTAGATATCCAATCTGGGATATAAAAGATGAGGTATTAAATAATCTTGATTTAGGAGTTGTTTTAAATGCAGCAAATGAAGTTGCAGTTTCAAAGTTTTTAAATTCACAAATAGGATTTTTAGATATATCAAAAATAAGCCTAGATGCTTTAAATAAATTTAATAATGTAAGTGCAAAAACTATAGATGATATATTTGAAATAGATAAAGAAGTGAGGGCTTATTGTGGAACTTGATTTGTTTATACCCTTTGCAATACTTATTGTTTTAGTAGTTTATTTTATATATTCTAGAAGTAAGTTTGAAAAAGAGATAGTAGACTTATATGAAAAGAAATTTGATGAATGGAAAGAAAATTCTGATTTAACAGTTTCAAATGAAAAAAAAGTTTGTAAAGAGTTAGTTGGATTAGTTTATAAAGAAGAGTATAATATAAGTATAGAGTTATTAGATGATAGTGTAAGTTCACCCTTACAAAGAGGTAAATTTTCAATAAAGGATAAATAATGAAATATTTAATCCTACTTGTACTATTTTTATCTTTTTCTATAGCGAATGATTTTAGAAGAAGTGGAAAAGATGCTGTAGTTGATACTAAAAATAAGCTAATGTGGATTGATAATATATCTGTAGTAAAGACTTTACGAACTCATGAAGAAGCAACTTTTTATTGCGAAAACTTAAGTTTTCTAGGATTTACAAATTGGAGAATTCCAAAAATTGAAGAGTTTGAATTTATTGTTGATAAGAAAAATGAAAAAAATTATATAAATAAAACTTTTAGATTTAATGTTCCTGATGGGTATTGGGCCCAAAAAGCTCACTGGCGAACACTTTGGTTTTATGCAGATTATATGCATTTTGTAAGTGGAACACCATATTATGATAGTAGACATAAAAATAAATATGTTAGATGTGTAAGAGATATAAGGTAAAGTAGATAATGAGTAAAAGAGTTTTAGTATTACATGGATTAGGTGGTAGTGATTACCCACATTGGCAGGCACATTTAACAGCAGATTTAATAAAACAAAATACAGTAGTATCTTTTCCTGCAATGCCTAATAGAGATAATCCTACTTTAAAAGAGTGGAAAGAGTTTTTAAAAAATGAAATAGAGCACTTTAAACCTACTGTTATAGTTTGTCACTCTTTGGCAAATCTTTTATGGTTTCATATTTGTGATGAGTTAGATATAAAGTTAGATAAATTGATGATGGTTGCCCCTGTACGGAATGAAGAATTAGAAGAAGCAAAAACATTTTTCCCTTATCCTCTCCCAAATGATTTAAAATCAAAAGAAGTAATTATTGCAGCTTCAACAAATGATCCATATATGAATGTAGAAGAGGCAATAAGATTACAAAGTAAACTTGGTGTTGGTATGAAACTTTTAGAAGAAGCTGGACATATAAACGCAGATTCAGGTTATGGAAAACTAGAATGTGCACTTGATTGGATAAATCGAGAAGAAGAGTGTGAGGAAAATGCTTAAATGATATTAAGTATAGAATCATCTTGTGATGATAGTTCAATAGCAATTACAGACATAAAATCAAAAAAATTAATTTATCATAAAAAAATATCTCAAGAACTTCAACATAGTGTTTATGGAGGAGTAGTTCCTGAACTTGCAGCAAGACTTCATGTTGAAGCATTACCAAAAATACTTGAAGAGTGTAAAGAATATTTTCCAAAGCTAAAAGCAATTGCCGTTACAAATGCTCCTGGACTATCTGTAACACTTATGGAAGGGGTAACTATGGCAAAGG
This window contains:
- a CDS encoding phosphatidate cytidylyltransferase produces the protein MKEIIKSSSTRIKTGIALIVAVLLIGYIDSFFLMWLFFGGLLVVAISESQKLYKTEIDSIYLYTGVLWFAAYFYPNPEDLIFVIAVIYASVLAYTKNLDKKIFLPLLYPTASFLFLLTLYVEYGVMSLLWLLVIVAGADIGAYFVGRGMGKTKFCETSPNKTIEGVAGGLLFATIFGVFFAIDNISTIGAIVISLVVALASVFGDLFESYLKREADVKDSGDILPGHGGILDRTDGYLFGGIIMLVLLRAIM
- a CDS encoding cytochrome C encodes the protein MTKLLKIALAGALILGVASTTASADVVKGQKLFIKKFKKACGFNGAKFAAKHSQDEWEAIGVDGIKSELLKICPKLDESKAKDKWMQHIYDFSYEYANDSGNVPSC
- the thrS gene encoding threonine--tRNA ligase; amino-acid sequence: MEPIGVLNDGQLYDLQTAEALDIQGDVVKADNSPESLEILRHSCAHMMAQAIKELYPDAKFFVGPVVTEGFYYDFKVEAKISDDDLTTIEKKMKEIANRKLPIERYETTRAEILEKFADDELKQAVLQNITDDTLTMYKQGDFEDLCRGPHLPNTRMIRAFKLTRVAGAYLGGDEENEMITRIYGIAFFDKKELNDYVRMLEEAKKRDHRKLGTELELFAFNEDIGAGLPLWLPNGARLRGKLERLLYKAHRIRGYEPVRGPEILKANQWVKSGHYANYKENMYFTTIDDQEYGIKPMNCVGHIQIFKNDLVSYKDLPKKFFEYGVVHRHELSGAMHGLFRVREFTQDDAHIFCLPSQVKDVIIDVLEFVDSLMKLFDFKYEMEVSTKPKKAIGSDEFWETTTKGIMEALDSENLPYGIDEGGGAFYGPKIDIKILDAIGRKWQCGTVQVDMNLPSSFEMEYINAEGQKEQPVMIHRAILGSFERFIGILTEHCAGEFPFVIAPTQVIFVPIAEPHVEYAKELQKELLYEEMDSKIFDMNESLNKRIRMAEKQRVPMIVVVGDDEVANQTIALRDRRKREQSNMSKEEFFTLLNEIQKGSKI
- a CDS encoding DUF3373 family protein gives rise to the protein MKKSIIALTAIAALSTSSFAAKVTHSDMMKQIEALKAQLSALEKKLNSTESTSTANKVSLEKMMGNSSSTTSDARFKKLEKKVNKIGKKANLAKAKSAGDNLKWNVDFRTQIDALEYKLGSGKKVKNSSLLTNRLQLGMKYAADENSIFYGTLAYNKVFGDNRADITEAGGTGNNAQFDWVTNESASNDNSLKVKEAYWLYRNDSFFGNEDIAWTASVGRRPSTDGLGINLRVDQQRKSALSHTVNVEFDGASARFDLDKLTGIEGMWLKFCAGRGLTNAKLRFSSDGLDYIEDEDTTENVDMAGLIFVPYDNGQYSVHMNYAQAWNLIGNKNRDGDPFTADESGKFYEFGDMQFFTAMFKAEGIGDGISDFLDESIFFASYAMSKTDPNKNEMMLGSADSETGHSYWIGLNMPDGFSDDGRFGIEWNKGSKYWRSMSYGEDSAIGSKIAARGTAWEVYYNKPLTKALSTSFRFTKIDYDYTGSNGFFGDYGTPMDFSNPNASNAVEEAQNITAYMRYRF
- the dxr gene encoding 1-deoxy-D-xylulose-5-phosphate reductoisomerase; the protein is MIILGSTGSIGVNTLNVARKFDLNVEVLVAGTNIKLLNEQIKEFNPKKVVIANKEDISNVNHLNVSSGEDEILNAIEESTSQTVVNSLVGFLGLKPTLKAIECGKKIALANKESLVVAGKFIDQSKLRPIDSEHFGLWYLVQDKKINSMTITASGGSFRDYPLDKLKNVSIKEALNHPNWSMGNKITIDSATMTNKMFELVEAAWLFDTNKLDAIIETKSLIHALINFEDGSSTAHIANASMQLPIAYAILGKCDEQILKPVDLLEVGNLEFKKIESSRYPIWDIKDEVLNNLDLGVVLNAANEVAVSKFLNSQIGFLDISKISLDALNKFNNVSAKTIDDIFEIDKEVRAYCGT
- a CDS encoding NFACT RNA binding domain-containing protein — its product is MKYYLLKEIVGYLSEIAHSIKLIKRIDNNIIIIEFNNKNSLYFDLSKGNSSIFKREVEVRAKKEFNAPFDVVLQKRFYNSKIESIELYNNDKIINIKVNSSSSYKKLTTILQLEFTGKHTNIIILDENRVILEALRHIDEFSSSRVVKVGIKLDEISKQNFIPKIEKVDDIEEYLYKVYNDIESKNIENYKKQKITQVTKKLKKLEKTISLLPKKEELEEESDKLYEKANLILGSIHLIKPYQKSFITYNYEGKEIEISLNQEMSASTYSNDLFKKAKRAKHKALNIKIEKDNLEEKLEFLKRMVHNLKSANSIDEMEFLYPKKQKNQTKTKKSQQYESFFFEGYKIMLGTSERENIYLLKNSKASDFWFHLKDRPSSHVIVQNSKKTIPDRVIEKAASICAKFSSDYGGNYEVDYTQRRNVKIQSGANVLYNPYTTIGIKI
- a CDS encoding alpha/beta hydrolase; the encoded protein is MSKRVLVLHGLGGSDYPHWQAHLTADLIKQNTVVSFPAMPNRDNPTLKEWKEFLKNEIEHFKPTVIVCHSLANLLWFHICDELDIKLDKLMMVAPVRNEELEEAKTFFPYPLPNDLKSKEVIIAASTNDPYMNVEEAIRLQSKLGVGMKLLEEAGHINADSGYGKLECALDWINREEECEENA
- a CDS encoding DUF1566 domain-containing protein, translated to MKYLILLVLFLSFSIANDFRRSGKDAVVDTKNKLMWIDNISVVKTLRTHEEATFYCENLSFLGFTNWRIPKIEEFEFIVDKKNEKNYINKTFRFNVPDGYWAQKAHWRTLWFYADYMHFVSGTPYYDSRHKNKYVRCVRDIR